One genomic window of Desulfurococcus mucosus DSM 2162 includes the following:
- a CDS encoding helix-turn-helix transcriptional regulator — MVIPVSDKTASEKETALLKYLLKHSGQEIYQSQLSKELGVDPKVVSRILIKLEKAGVVERTPVTYEGRKTFLVKPVRDKLVKAMEDSGIDPYTLREAFDTVADIPCVKCPYIYKCYEGGYYDPATCQWLTEYLKTKAAAPRTLAAGSS; from the coding sequence ATGGTGATCCCTGTGAGCGATAAGACCGCCTCCGAGAAGGAGACCGCGTTGCTTAAATACCTGTTGAAGCACTCGGGTCAAGAGATATATCAGAGCCAGCTGAGCAAGGAGCTGGGAGTGGACCCCAAGGTTGTCTCACGGATACTGATAAAGCTTGAGAAAGCCGGGGTCGTTGAGAGAACCCCTGTCACATACGAGGGGAGGAAGACTTTCCTCGTTAAACCGGTGAGGGATAAACTAGTGAAGGCTATGGAGGACTCCGGCATAGATCCCTATACGCTGAGAGAAGCCTTCGACACTGTGGCCGACATACCGTGTGTTAAATGCCCCTATATATATAAGTGCTATGAGGGCGGATACTATGACCCTGCAACATGCCAGTGGCTCACGGAATACCTGAAGACAAAGGCCGCAGCACCTAGAACACTTGCAGCCGGCAGTAGTTGA
- a CDS encoding haloacid dehalogenase yields MESIVGVIKGDLEAIDSILSRKDAVREEAYRLVRELTRSSGDIIVLVHRGMGREAGSRLEAARNLVRRLNELLREHPDIYYTGMVYNGLSEYAEAELFYGITVEGRAPSWRELEIPYVPYLQGLGDLVGELRRYVVELLDKGLIDEARKYFNVMEEVYINLRRLDYPDALTPGLRHKVDVASRLVEDTRILILATRNAYAGTSLAGRETGEGVEHR; encoded by the coding sequence TTGGAGAGCATAGTAGGGGTTATCAAGGGTGACCTGGAGGCCATTGACTCCATTCTAAGCCGGAAGGATGCCGTCAGAGAGGAAGCCTATAGGCTGGTGAGGGAGCTTACGCGTAGTAGCGGTGACATCATCGTCCTCGTCCACAGGGGTATGGGGAGGGAGGCTGGGTCTAGGCTGGAGGCTGCCAGGAACCTGGTGCGAAGGCTGAATGAGCTGCTGCGTGAGCACCCCGACATCTACTATACTGGCATGGTTTACAACGGGCTCAGCGAGTACGCTGAGGCCGAGTTATTCTACGGGATAACCGTGGAGGGCAGGGCACCCTCATGGAGGGAGCTCGAGATCCCCTATGTACCATACCTCCAGGGACTCGGGGACCTGGTAGGGGAGCTGAGGAGATACGTGGTTGAGCTACTGGATAAAGGGTTGATCGATGAGGCCCGCAAATACTTCAATGTGATGGAGGAGGTGTACATCAATCTGAGGAGGCTCGACTACCCTGATGCACTGACCCCGGGGTTGAGGCATAAGGTGGATGTTGCCTCTAGACTAGTCGAGGACACTAGGATATTGATCCTTGCCACTAGGAACGCGTATGCCGGCACCAGCCTGGCGGGCCGGGAGACCGGTGAGGGGGTTGAGCACCGCTGA
- a CDS encoding MBL fold metallo-hydrolase, which translates to MLTAGDYRRLLELVYISEGGAVVLGRNISADGHADKPVRVVTHAHIDHLKGLEESIRFSKTIVGTAVTLDLVEALNYVGRDLLPYYRLKRKPIGLNECMSIEGDRMCLLPASHIPGSAQVYVEHEGFKLGYTGDFKLGEGTVVMKGLDALVIEATYGNPKHRRPFKDVVPEMLAYLVEEGLARFRRVYIYGYHGKLQEAMLILRERGVEAPFVLPRKIFNATRLLEKHGFKIGNYVSEETGSSMGEGVVVFKHMNTAEYRRLDGGSLHIVLSGWEFNEPFRRVDDYTYLIALSDHADFDDLVKYVEAGDPGLVVVDASRDGDAWSLRDALVDKGYCAIVMPSGRVAEQLGECMGGLMKP; encoded by the coding sequence ATGCTTACAGCCGGTGATTACAGGAGGCTACTGGAGCTGGTGTACATCAGTGAGGGCGGTGCGGTTGTCCTCGGGAGAAATATATCGGCCGACGGCCACGCCGATAAGCCTGTACGGGTCGTCACGCATGCCCACATCGACCACCTTAAGGGCTTAGAGGAGAGCATAAGGTTCTCTAAGACCATAGTGGGCACAGCTGTAACCCTCGACCTCGTGGAGGCATTAAACTACGTGGGGCGCGACCTACTACCCTACTACAGGTTGAAGAGGAAGCCAATCGGGCTCAACGAGTGCATGAGCATCGAGGGAGATAGGATGTGTCTCCTGCCTGCATCACACATCCCGGGGTCGGCTCAGGTGTACGTGGAGCACGAGGGCTTCAAGCTAGGCTACACAGGTGACTTCAAGCTCGGCGAAGGCACTGTAGTGATGAAGGGGCTTGACGCCCTCGTCATAGAGGCAACATACGGTAACCCTAAGCATAGGAGGCCCTTCAAAGACGTTGTACCCGAGATGCTGGCCTACCTTGTTGAAGAAGGATTAGCCCGCTTCAGAAGGGTCTACATCTACGGGTATCATGGGAAGCTGCAGGAGGCGATGCTGATCCTCCGGGAGAGAGGGGTTGAAGCCCCCTTCGTGCTGCCAAGGAAGATATTTAACGCGACGAGGCTCCTGGAGAAACACGGCTTCAAGATAGGTAACTATGTGAGCGAGGAGACAGGGAGCAGCATGGGTGAAGGAGTCGTTGTCTTCAAACACATGAATACAGCCGAGTACAGGAGGCTTGACGGCGGATCCCTCCACATAGTTCTAAGCGGCTGGGAGTTCAATGAGCCCTTCAGGAGGGTGGACGACTACACGTACCTCATAGCCTTAAGCGATCACGCCGACTTCGACGACCTGGTTAAATACGTGGAGGCAGGGGACCCCGGGCTCGTCGTCGTGGATGCCTCGAGGGATGGCGATGCATGGAGCCTCAGGGACGCGCTCGTCGATAAGGGGTACTGCGCGATCGTCATGCCTAGTGGTAGAGTAGCCGAGCAACTCGGGGAATGCATGGGAGGCTTGATGAAGCCTTGA